The Stenotrophomonas sp. NA06056 genome segment GGCAGGCATGCACGCCGCCGCAACCGTAGTGGCCGACGATCAGGATGTGCTTCACCTTCAGCTGGTCCACCGCGTACTGCACTACGCTCAGGCAGTTCAGATCGGTGTGGGCGACCACGTTGGCGACATTGCGGTGCACGAACACCTCACCCGGGGCCATGCCGATGATCTGGTTGGCCGGAACGCGCGAGTCGGAACAGCCGATCCACAGGTATTCCGGATGCTGCTGCTTGGCCAGCTGATGGAAGAAGTCCGGGTCTTCCTTCTCGATCCGGTCCGCCCAGTCGCGGTTGTTCTGCAGCAGCTTGTGGATGTCTTTCATGTTCGGGGTCCCTGACGTCGGGTGGGGGCAAGGCGCGGCCGATCTGGTCGCGTCGTCGCGGGAAACAGCGCGCTCAGCTGCCTGCGGCGGCTTCGTCGCGATACCGGCGCATCCACTGCGCCAGTTCGGTTGAATGGGCATTGTCCAGGCTTTCCAGCTCGGTAATCACCGCCTGCTGGTTGGCCTCGGGGTGGTTCTGGCTCAGCTTCAACTTCAGCTGCACCTGTTCGACGGTGAAGCGGAAGCCGACGATGCCGCGCAGCTGGCGACGGTGATCATCACGTTCGGGCTCGAACCGCCACGCCTGGCCGACGCTGGCTTCGAAACGGTCGCCGGTATCGCTGACCAGCTGGGCCAGGGCATCGGTATCGTCGAAGGTCTGCAGCTGGCCGTGCAGCTCGGCGGCGGCGTAGTTCCAGGTAGGCACCCGCGCCGCTGGCTCCTTGTCCGGGTACCAGCTGGCCGAGACATAGCCATGCGGCCCGTCCACCAGCACCTTGGCCGCACCGCTGTGGCGTGCCTGCGGGTTGGCGCGGGCCCAATGGCCGCGCAGCTCGACGTGGTCGCCGTCGCGCTGGTACAGCACGGGCAGCCGGGTCAGTTCCGGCAGGCCATCGCCACCGGCGGTAAGCACGGTGACGAATGGATCACGCGCCAGCAGGCGATCCAGCCACAGCAGGTCGGTCTCGGCAAAGGCGCGTGGGGTGAACATTGGCTGGCCTCAGGCGCGGCTGCCGAGCGACTGCACCATGCGCCCGCGCAGGCCTTCGTCGCTGCCCGCCTGCGGTGGCTGCACTTCATGCAGCGAGAAGCCGCGTACCAGCGCATCTTCTTCGTCCAGGCCGTCGTACTCGACGAACTCGGCATCGAACAGCTGCGAGCGGGCGGTGTCCTCGCTGTCGTAGCTCAGCGTATTGCCGTCGCTGTCGAGCACCTCGGCGGTGCCGGCCTCGCGGATGCGCAGGCGCGCCCAGATCAGGGTGTTGCCGAGGCTGGCCAGCCACCAGCTGTCGCGGACGTGGGAAAGGTCGTTCATGTGTGTCTTACCAGAGCGAGGCCAGCCAGAGCAGGGCAGCCATGCCCAGTCCGGCCAGCAGGGTCAGCAGCGATACCCAGGCGGGCGTCGCCAACCCGGACAGCGACCGGTCCGGCTGGGTGCGGTATTCGCGCCGCAGCAGCCAGCCCAGCGCATCGGGCTTGAGGAAGGCGCCACTGCCGAAGCGCTGCGCCAGCGCCGGATGGCGATCGCGCACATGCACCAGGGTCAGCGGCCAGAAGATCACGAAGGCACTGAACCCGGCCACTGCAACGCCGACGAAACACAGGGCGAAGAACAGGGTCATGGGGGCAGTACCTCCGTGGTCGTGGGTGTGGGCTTAGAAGTCCGCGCTGCCCGGGGCGCGCGGGTAGGGGATCGCATCGCGGATGTTGGACAGGCCGCAGACGTAGACCACCAGGCGCTCGAAGCCCAGGCCGAAGCCGGCGTGCGGCACCGAACCGTAACGGCGGAAATCGCGATACCAACTGTAATGCTCGCGATCCAGGCCGAACTGCGCCATGCGCGCGTCCAGTACATCCAGACGCTCTTCGCGCTGGCTACCGCCGATGATCTCGCCGATGCCCGGGGCCAGCACGTCCATCGCAGCGACGGTCCTGCCGTCATCGTTCAGGCGCATGTAGAAGGCCTTGATGTGCTCGGGGTAGTTGGTCACCACCACCGGGCGGCCGACATGTTCCTCGGTCAGCCAGCGCTCGTGCTCGGTCTGCAGATCCAGGCCCCATTCGACCGGGAAGTCGAACTTCTTGCCGGACTTCTGCAGCAGGCTGACCGCATCGGTGTAGTCGATGCGCTCGAACGGCGCGTTGATGAAGTCTTCCAGCTTGGTGATCGCGTTCTTGTCCACGCGCTCGGCGATGAAGGCCAGGTCGTCACCGCGCTCGTTGAGCACCGCACGGAACAGGTACTTCAGGAATTCTTCGGCCAGGCGCGCGTCTTCAGCCAGGTCGGCGAAGGCGATTTCCGGCTCGATCATCCAGAACTCCGCCAGGTGGCGGGTGGTGTGGCTGTTCTCGGCGCGGAAGGTCGGGCCGAAGGTGTAGACCTTGCTCAGCGCCAGGCAGTAGGCCTCGACGTTCAACTGGCCGGACACGGTCAGGAAGGTTTCCTTGCCGAAGAAGTCGCGGCTGAAATCGATCGCGCCCTTCTCGTCGCGCGGCAGGTTCACCATGTCCAGGGTGGACACGCGGAACATCTGGCCGGCGCCTTCAGCGTCGGATGTGGTGATGATCGGGGTGCTGATCCAGTTGAAGCCGTTCTCGTGGAAGAAACGGTGCACGGCCTGGGCCAGGCAGTTGCGGATGCGGGTAACCGCGCCGAACAGGTTGGTGCGCGGGCGCAGGTGCGCCACTTCACGCAGGAACTCCGGCGACATCGGTTTGGGCTGGATCGGGTAGGTGAGCGGGTCTTCGACCCAGCCGACCACCTCCAGCGCGCTGGCCTGGATCTCGAACGACTGGCCCTTGCCCTGCGACTTCACCAGGGTGCCGGTGGCGATGACCGAGCAGCCGCTGGTCAGGCGCTTGATCTCGTCGAAATTGCCCAGGGTGTCGTTGGCCACGACCTGGATCGGCGCGAAGCAGGAACCGTCGCTCACATTGACGAAGGCCAGATTCGCTGAACCGCGCACCGTGCGCACCCATCCGCGTACCGTGACTTCGCCACCTTCCGGGATCTTCCCGGCAAGCGCATGTTCAACGCTGACCACCGTCATGACTTGAAT includes the following:
- a CDS encoding FMN-binding negative transcriptional regulator, with the translated sequence MFTPRAFAETDLLWLDRLLARDPFVTVLTAGGDGLPELTRLPVLYQRDGDHVELRGHWARANPQARHSGAAKVLVDGPHGYVSASWYPDKEPAARVPTWNYAAAELHGQLQTFDDTDALAQLVSDTGDRFEASVGQAWRFEPERDDHRRQLRGIVGFRFTVEQVQLKLKLSQNHPEANQQAVITELESLDNAHSTELAQWMRRYRDEAAAGS
- the asnS gene encoding asparagine--tRNA ligase, whose product is MTVVSVEHALAGKIPEGGEVTVRGWVRTVRGSANLAFVNVSDGSCFAPIQVVANDTLGNFDEIKRLTSGCSVIATGTLVKSQGKGQSFEIQASALEVVGWVEDPLTYPIQPKPMSPEFLREVAHLRPRTNLFGAVTRIRNCLAQAVHRFFHENGFNWISTPIITTSDAEGAGQMFRVSTLDMVNLPRDEKGAIDFSRDFFGKETFLTVSGQLNVEAYCLALSKVYTFGPTFRAENSHTTRHLAEFWMIEPEIAFADLAEDARLAEEFLKYLFRAVLNERGDDLAFIAERVDKNAITKLEDFINAPFERIDYTDAVSLLQKSGKKFDFPVEWGLDLQTEHERWLTEEHVGRPVVVTNYPEHIKAFYMRLNDDGRTVAAMDVLAPGIGEIIGGSQREERLDVLDARMAQFGLDREHYSWYRDFRRYGSVPHAGFGLGFERLVVYVCGLSNIRDAIPYPRAPGSADF